In one window of Frigoriglobus tundricola DNA:
- a CDS encoding FtsX-like permease family protein — protein MTPFRLAWANLVHKRTRTLIAAAGVAFAVVLVFMELGMLGGVGRTATMLYDKLQFDLLVTSAEYLDLSRPGEFPRTRLAQARVDGVGEVLPLLFGPAEWRAPPSKSLFGSPITGGGPLTLSVVAAPPERLAQVFLVGPNGVFPSADEARDSGRRLSRLDTVLLDRRSKPEYGDVEPLRALPPDGTGGAAVRLNGQRASVVGGFELGTGFSWNGLLMTSEETFQRFTMRPADAVNFGLVKVKPGTDPTTVQARLRAALPPDVKVYTRDEINSDERRYWLRLTSVGQFLIVAVVLAVAVGVIFVYQMMAADIRNMLPEYATVKALGYRPPYLTGVVLWQALLLALLGYVPGFVAALGLYYVATNYGGIPTGMTVEIAASVLVLTCVMCLASGLFAVRKVHTADPADLF, from the coding sequence ATGACCCCGTTCCGGCTCGCGTGGGCGAATCTGGTTCACAAGCGCACGCGGACACTCATCGCCGCGGCCGGGGTCGCGTTCGCGGTCGTCCTGGTGTTCATGGAACTGGGGATGCTCGGCGGGGTCGGCCGCACCGCCACGATGCTGTACGACAAGCTGCAATTCGACCTGCTCGTCACCTCGGCCGAGTACCTCGACCTGAGCCGGCCGGGCGAGTTCCCGCGCACGCGGTTGGCGCAGGCCCGCGTGGACGGCGTGGGCGAGGTTCTGCCGCTCCTGTTCGGCCCCGCCGAATGGCGGGCGCCGCCCTCGAAGTCGCTGTTCGGCTCCCCGATCACGGGCGGCGGACCGTTGACCCTCAGCGTCGTCGCCGCCCCGCCCGAACGGCTGGCACAGGTGTTCCTCGTCGGCCCGAACGGCGTGTTCCCGTCCGCCGACGAGGCCCGCGACTCCGGCCGCCGGCTCTCCCGCCTCGATACGGTGCTCCTCGACCGCCGCTCCAAACCGGAGTACGGCGACGTGGAGCCGCTCCGCGCGCTCCCCCCGGACGGGACCGGCGGCGCAGCGGTGCGCCTCAACGGGCAGCGGGCGAGCGTGGTCGGCGGGTTCGAACTCGGCACCGGGTTCAGTTGGAACGGCCTCCTGATGACGAGCGAGGAGACGTTCCAGCGGTTCACGATGCGCCCGGCCGACGCGGTCAACTTCGGGCTGGTGAAAGTGAAACCGGGCACGGACCCGACCACGGTTCAGGCACGCTTGCGGGCGGCGCTCCCGCCGGACGTGAAGGTGTACACGCGCGACGAGATCAACTCGGACGAGCGCCGCTACTGGCTGCGGCTCACGTCGGTGGGGCAGTTCCTGATCGTCGCGGTGGTGCTGGCGGTCGCGGTCGGCGTCATCTTCGTGTACCAGATGATGGCCGCCGACATTCGGAACATGCTGCCCGAATACGCGACCGTGAAGGCGCTCGGCTACCGCCCGCCGTACCTCACCGGCGTCGTCCTGTGGCAAGCGCTGCTGCTCGCGCTCCTCGGTTACGTGCCGGGGTTCGTGGCCGCGCTGGGACTGTATTACGTGGCGACGAACTACGGCGGCATCCCGACCGGTATGACGGTCGAAATTGCCGCGAGCGTGCTCGTGCTGACGTGCGTGATGTGTCTGGCGTCCGGGCTGTTCGCCGTGCGAAAGGTCCACACGGCCGATCCGGCGGATCTGTTTTAG
- the rsmH gene encoding 16S rRNA (cytosine(1402)-N(4))-methyltransferase RsmH: MSDEAPKKKRRPFWRKRVRRSTAAGEHKPVLLTEVLAALDPRPGQTVIDCTLGFAGHAVELLRRVSPDGLLIATDLDAGNLAPEPPAWAARAGDGGSARAKLEAAGGLFALHHSNFAGLPTVLALEGVTHADGLLADLGMSSMQVDDRDRGFSFMRDGPLDMRMDRARGRTAADLLNALSADELAACFRDLGDEPRADAIAAAIVSQRRVKPVERTKELRALVEAAAPVRVDRTPGAPPERRQLLAPVTRVFQALRILTNRELANLQQLLRVIPTVLKPGGVAAIISFHSGEDRLVKAAFRDGLRTGVYAAAAPDAIRPTLDERRANPRSRSAKLRWAKRAPV, translated from the coding sequence ATGTCCGACGAGGCTCCCAAAAAGAAGCGCCGACCGTTCTGGCGGAAGCGGGTGCGCCGGTCCACCGCGGCCGGCGAACACAAGCCGGTGCTGCTCACCGAGGTGCTGGCGGCTCTCGACCCGCGGCCGGGTCAAACCGTGATCGATTGCACGCTCGGGTTCGCCGGCCACGCGGTCGAGCTGCTCCGCCGCGTGTCGCCCGACGGGCTCCTCATCGCCACGGATCTCGATGCGGGCAACCTCGCGCCCGAACCCCCGGCGTGGGCCGCCCGCGCGGGCGACGGCGGATCGGCGCGGGCGAAGCTCGAAGCGGCCGGCGGGCTGTTCGCGCTGCACCATTCCAACTTCGCCGGGCTGCCGACCGTACTCGCGCTCGAGGGCGTAACGCACGCGGACGGCCTGCTCGCGGACCTCGGCATGTCGAGCATGCAGGTGGACGACCGCGACCGCGGGTTCTCGTTCATGCGGGACGGTCCGCTGGACATGCGGATGGACCGCGCCCGCGGGCGCACCGCCGCCGACCTGCTGAACGCGCTTTCCGCCGACGAACTGGCGGCGTGCTTCCGCGACCTGGGCGACGAACCGCGCGCGGACGCCATTGCCGCCGCAATCGTGAGCCAGCGGCGAGTCAAACCGGTCGAGCGGACGAAGGAGCTGCGGGCGCTGGTCGAAGCCGCGGCCCCGGTGCGCGTGGACCGGACGCCCGGCGCGCCGCCCGAGCGCCGACAGTTACTCGCGCCGGTCACGCGGGTGTTTCAGGCGCTCCGCATCCTCACCAACCGCGAGCTCGCGAACTTGCAGCAGTTGCTCCGGGTGATCCCGACCGTGCTGAAACCGGGGGGGGTCGCGGCGATCATCAGCTTCCACAGCGGCGAAGACCGGTTGGTCAAAGCGGCGTTCCGAGACGGGCTCCGGACCGGGGTGTATGCGGCGGCCGCGCCCGACGCGATCCGCCCGACACTCGACGAGCGCCGGGCGAACCCGCGCTCGCGCTCGGCCAAGTTGCGCTGGGCGAAGCGGGCGCCCGTCTAA
- a CDS encoding RNA polymerase sigma factor yields the protein MISADTTPPLTAVDKGRVTLLYHFVRLQMPAVKVSEPTFLTHLDRTFRIFIPKAPGPVSWAAYLEGLYAVDWLVCVGCLTGQNGAWEVLFNARTGRSDCLLVDALRARAVRLYPRDEERQDTAVTEFWGNLIAPDSAGTLPVLARYDGQRPLAPWLIRVFQNWHLSKLRQSGGTTALPDDEIALPMDTPRADGADRWHETFIAAAREWLGSLTDDERLLLGLRWRYRLSQREAAKLFDLNEGTLTRRTDKLRDRALEHIGGKLVAEGWAGDDLEGFVLTELGSLLTDDPRLSADHLGRLLAARGKSLPAG from the coding sequence GTGATTTCAGCCGACACAACACCGCCACTGACCGCGGTCGACAAGGGCCGCGTCACCCTGCTGTACCATTTCGTGCGCCTCCAGATGCCGGCAGTGAAGGTGTCCGAACCGACGTTCCTCACGCACCTCGACCGCACGTTCCGCATTTTCATCCCGAAGGCCCCCGGTCCGGTTTCGTGGGCCGCGTACCTGGAAGGGCTGTACGCGGTGGACTGGCTGGTGTGCGTCGGCTGTCTGACGGGCCAGAACGGCGCGTGGGAGGTGCTGTTCAACGCCCGCACCGGGCGGAGCGACTGCCTGCTGGTGGACGCGCTCCGCGCGCGGGCGGTGCGGCTGTACCCGCGCGACGAGGAGCGCCAGGACACCGCCGTCACCGAGTTCTGGGGCAACCTCATCGCCCCCGATAGCGCGGGCACGCTGCCGGTCCTGGCGCGGTACGACGGCCAGCGGCCGCTCGCCCCGTGGCTGATCCGCGTGTTCCAGAACTGGCACCTGTCGAAGCTGCGCCAGTCGGGCGGGACGACCGCGCTGCCCGACGACGAGATCGCGCTGCCGATGGACACCCCGCGGGCCGACGGGGCGGACCGGTGGCACGAGACGTTCATCGCCGCGGCCCGCGAGTGGCTCGGTTCCCTGACCGACGACGAGCGCCTGCTGCTCGGCCTCCGCTGGCGGTACCGGCTCAGCCAGCGCGAGGCGGCGAAACTGTTCGATCTGAACGAGGGCACGCTCACGCGGCGCACCGACAAGCTCCGCGACCGCGCGCTCGAGCACATCGGCGGGAAGCTGGTCGCCGAGGGGTGGGCCGGCGACGACCTGGAGGGCTTCGTCCTCACCGAACTCGGCTCGCTCCTGACCGACGACCCGCGGCTCAGCGCCGACCACCTCGGCCGCCTCCTCGCCGCACGGGGCAAGAGCCTCCCGGCGGGGTGA
- a CDS encoding MlaD family protein produces MSQSLTRNQAVFLGLVVVLALGLGGYGVARIAEKQGVWADTVELTAGFPEAHDITPGTPVRLRGVDAGQVVAVEYPDHDGPGAEVTVRMRIQARYASRVYADASAQIHASGLLGSKVISLQPGDPKAGALASGRVRGVKPFDMDEAVAEVRDLAKEAKSTTTEVKSLAKDARETVASAKGLIDGVKDSDGTLAKLIRDDDLYEDARGVFADARKLIGRTDKAVGAIEGEMGNLRGLVSDGRDTLKSVKQGSDALGKMPIVRSYVEDAVAVLVRPTMNRDRWAYQSGDLFEPGTATLTPGGMEHLNNIANAIKANKNSGADVVVAAFFDPNDRSQTPAAAAELTKKQAESVMNHLKACGVHKMGFVARRKITPLGMGTAASPVVEADKLPPSRVEVLLFTPR; encoded by the coding sequence GTGTCACAGTCGCTCACCCGCAATCAGGCGGTGTTCCTGGGCCTGGTGGTCGTTCTCGCGCTCGGTCTGGGTGGTTACGGGGTCGCACGCATCGCCGAAAAGCAGGGCGTGTGGGCGGATACGGTCGAGTTGACGGCCGGGTTCCCGGAGGCGCACGATATCACCCCCGGCACGCCGGTGCGGCTCCGCGGGGTGGACGCGGGGCAGGTGGTCGCGGTCGAGTACCCGGATCACGACGGACCGGGAGCCGAAGTCACCGTCCGGATGCGGATCCAGGCCCGGTACGCCAGTCGGGTGTACGCGGACGCGTCGGCGCAAATTCACGCCAGCGGGTTACTCGGATCGAAAGTGATCAGCCTCCAGCCGGGCGATCCGAAGGCGGGGGCGCTCGCGAGCGGGCGCGTGCGGGGGGTCAAACCGTTCGATATGGACGAGGCCGTGGCGGAGGTGCGCGATCTCGCAAAAGAGGCCAAGAGCACCACAACGGAAGTCAAATCGCTTGCAAAAGACGCCCGCGAAACCGTGGCGTCCGCGAAGGGGCTGATCGACGGGGTGAAGGACAGTGACGGGACACTCGCGAAACTCATTCGGGACGACGACCTGTACGAGGACGCCCGCGGCGTGTTCGCGGACGCGCGGAAACTGATCGGCCGCACGGACAAGGCGGTGGGCGCGATCGAGGGCGAGATGGGCAACCTGCGCGGGCTGGTGTCCGACGGCCGCGACACGCTCAAGTCGGTGAAGCAGGGGAGCGACGCGCTCGGCAAGATGCCGATTGTGCGGAGCTACGTGGAGGACGCGGTCGCGGTCCTCGTGCGCCCGACGATGAACCGCGACCGCTGGGCGTATCAGTCGGGCGACCTGTTCGAGCCCGGGACCGCGACGCTCACCCCGGGCGGTATGGAACACCTGAACAACATCGCCAACGCGATCAAAGCGAACAAGAACTCTGGGGCCGACGTGGTCGTTGCCGCGTTCTTCGACCCAAACGACAGGAGCCAGACGCCCGCGGCCGCGGCGGAGCTGACGAAGAAACAGGCCGAATCGGTGATGAACCACCTGAAGGCCTGTGGCGTTCATAAAATGGGTTTCGTCGCCCGGCGCAAGATCACCCCGCTCGGCATGGGCACGGCCGCGTCGCCGGTGGTGGAGGCGGACAAGCTCCCCCCGTCCCGCGTCGAGGTGCTGCTGTTCACCCCCCGCTGA
- a CDS encoding DUF1049 domain-containing protein, whose translation MRFLSGLFLLALVVALGLLSYENNRDTVLYAWTWRADVPLPLLVVAVYVLGMLSGWWLVGMTKRSWQRLTEPDRARV comes from the coding sequence ATGCGCTTCCTCAGCGGTCTGTTCTTGCTCGCGCTGGTCGTGGCCCTCGGCCTGCTCTCTTACGAGAACAACCGTGATACCGTCCTGTATGCGTGGACGTGGCGCGCGGACGTGCCGCTGCCGCTCCTGGTGGTCGCGGTGTACGTGCTGGGGATGCTCAGCGGGTGGTGGCTGGTAGGCATGACGAAGCGGTCGTGGCAGCGGCTGACCGAACCGGACCGCGCGCGGGTGTGA
- a CDS encoding transposase, protein MDLRGRSPQYTPVGGPGDVRRRTLWHTRRAGEKSARGILKSMATRGAFLSDVRHRIRFVYLPKHSSWLNQIEIVFGIIHRKLVRGGNFTSVADLESQLREFMGYYNKTMAHPFAWTYTGKPLQKKRRASFVAPHRRIKLGRSHRRDKTNAPCMAI, encoded by the coding sequence ATGGATCTTCGTGGTCGATCGCCTCAATACACACCTGTCGGAGGGCCTGGTGACGTTCGTCGCCGGACGCTGTGGCACACCCGACGCGCTGGGGAAAAAAGCGCCCGTGGCATCCTGAAATCGATGGCCACACGCGGCGCGTTCCTGTCGGACGTCCGCCACCGGATCCGGTTCGTGTACCTGCCGAAGCACAGTTCGTGGCTCAACCAGATCGAGATCGTGTTTGGGATCATCCACCGCAAGCTCGTGCGAGGTGGAAACTTCACATCGGTAGCAGACTTAGAATCGCAGTTGCGAGAATTCATGGGCTACTACAACAAAACGATGGCTCATCCCTTCGCCTGGACCTACACCGGTAAGCCCCTACAGAAAAAGCGGCGAGCGAGTTTCGTGGCTCCGCATCGACGGATCAAATTGGGAAGGAGCCACAGGAGAGACAAAACAAACGCCCCATGCATGGCTATTTGA
- a CDS encoding IS630 family transposase produces MAGKAAKIILSERQQKVLEEFRKSRTLGNSLVQRATIILLGFTGMWNEHIASRVGLNRTQVGIWRRRWRDAWEALCAWECTEPHRLREAIRDVLSDAPRPGAPVTFTAAQVSQIVALACESPTVSGRPINHWTLRELRDEALKREIVTAISASQIGRFLQQAAVQPHRKKMWLSTTEKDPQTFRAEVENVCRTYRDAPAKAAAEGTHTVSVDEATSLQALARTAPDKPARPDHVPKQEFEYTRHGTTTLTAGLDVVTGRIVCPTREATRTEPEFVAHITRTVDTDPDAEWIFVVDRLNTHLSEGLVTFVAGRCGTPDALGKKAPVAS; encoded by the coding sequence ATGGCGGGTAAGGCTGCGAAGATCATCCTTAGTGAACGGCAACAGAAAGTGCTGGAGGAATTCCGCAAGTCGCGGACGCTCGGCAACAGTCTCGTGCAACGGGCGACGATCATCTTGCTGGGCTTCACCGGCATGTGGAATGAGCACATCGCCTCCCGAGTCGGTCTCAACCGGACCCAGGTGGGCATTTGGCGTCGGCGCTGGCGGGATGCCTGGGAGGCGTTGTGCGCGTGGGAATGCACCGAGCCCCACCGCCTACGGGAGGCGATTCGGGACGTCCTCTCCGACGCTCCACGACCGGGCGCGCCGGTAACGTTCACGGCCGCGCAGGTGTCCCAGATCGTGGCGTTGGCGTGCGAGTCGCCGACGGTGTCGGGCCGCCCCATCAACCATTGGACGCTCCGAGAGCTCCGCGACGAGGCGCTCAAGCGGGAGATCGTGACGGCCATTTCCGCCTCCCAGATCGGCCGCTTCTTGCAGCAGGCCGCGGTTCAACCGCATCGCAAGAAGATGTGGCTGAGCACCACGGAGAAGGATCCCCAGACGTTCCGGGCCGAGGTCGAGAACGTGTGCCGAACCTACCGGGACGCCCCGGCGAAGGCGGCGGCCGAGGGCACGCACACGGTGAGCGTGGACGAGGCCACGTCGCTCCAGGCCCTCGCGCGCACCGCGCCCGACAAGCCGGCCCGACCCGACCACGTCCCGAAGCAGGAATTCGAGTACACCCGACACGGGACGACAACGCTGACGGCGGGCCTGGACGTGGTGACTGGGAGGATCGTGTGCCCGACGCGGGAGGCCACCCGCACCGAGCCGGAGTTCGTCGCGCACATCACCCGGACCGTGGATACCGATCCCGACGCCGAATGGATCTTCGTGGTCGATCGCCTCAATACACACCTGTCGGAGGGCCTGGTGACGTTCGTCGCCGGACGCTGTGGCACACCCGACGCGCTGGGGAAAAAAGCGCCCGTGGCATCCTGA
- a CDS encoding Uma2 family endonuclease: MTTAAPAAPPRRFTVDQYHRMIKLGVLTEGDGVELIEGQIVHKGGWRDGGPVFYRFTPDQCLKMSSSGIVSADEAFTLAEEGAIPDMPRSPAHDSAIDRLDDAVRPLVPPGWRLRIQSAIRLPGGEPEPDVAVVMGPAGRYDSHHPRPDEIAVVIEVADSTIQYDRTLKLRGYAQAQIPVYWIVNLDERRLEVYSAPLTGATPGYATTAGYGPNDQVPLVVAGSQVGTVAVVDVLP, encoded by the coding sequence ATGACGACGGCCGCGCCCGCCGCCCCCCCGCGGCGGTTCACAGTCGATCAGTACCACCGGATGATCAAACTCGGCGTCCTGACCGAGGGCGACGGGGTGGAACTGATCGAGGGACAGATCGTACACAAGGGCGGGTGGCGCGACGGCGGACCGGTTTTCTACCGGTTCACCCCCGACCAGTGCCTCAAAATGTCATCGAGTGGGATCGTTTCGGCGGACGAGGCGTTCACCTTGGCCGAGGAAGGAGCGATCCCGGATATGCCCCGCAGCCCGGCCCACGACTCGGCCATCGATCGCCTCGACGACGCCGTTCGCCCGCTCGTCCCTCCGGGGTGGCGGTTGCGGATCCAGTCCGCGATCCGGCTCCCCGGCGGCGAACCCGAACCGGACGTGGCGGTCGTCATGGGGCCGGCCGGTCGGTACGACAGCCACCACCCGCGCCCGGACGAAATCGCGGTGGTGATCGAAGTCGCCGATTCCACGATCCAGTACGACCGCACACTCAAGTTGCGCGGGTACGCTCAAGCTCAGATTCCGGTGTACTGGATCGTGAATCTCGACGAACGACGGCTGGAGGTGTACTCCGCTCCATTGACGGGCGCGACGCCGGGATACGCAACAACGGCCGGGTATGGGCCGAACGATCAGGTGCCGCTCGTCGTAGCCGGATCGCAGGTCGGAACGGTCGCGGTCGTGGACGTGCTTCCGTGA
- the ligA gene encoding NAD-dependent DNA ligase LigA — MAKAAAPTVSPADRAAELRTQIDHHNHLYYVEARTEISDRDFDRLLQELTDLEKKHPELVTPESPTQRVGGAPIPGFEKVTHKVSMLSIENSYDEADLRKFDADVRKALGAKAPVEYVVELKIDGVSMSLTYEDGKLAVGATRGSGGVGDNVTHNIKTISAIPLKLDGPNPPKVFEARGEVYMTKTEFARINKEEVRKKAEPHKNPRNLTAGTLKLLDPKESAKRKMTFFAYGSGVVDGVAIKSQVELTTALKSFGFPVNPHTKVCATIDEVIAYCAEWKDKRKTLDYETDGMVIKVNDFAQREKLGYTAKVPRWAKAYKYEAEQGVTKLGAVVFHIGKFGELTPVATFDPPVDLSGSTITHASMHNASWVAEKDVRIGDTVVIEKKGEIIPQVVDVIKTDRTGTEKVIVWPDKCPKCGGPVEKEETGTSYNFICANTGVCPAQLAKRIEGFARRTRMDIRGLGREVSIQLVDSELVKSVTDIYRLTKKQLLTLEGFAELSAQNLLDGIAASKDRGLARLLPALTIYMVGEAMAEVLVEEFPSIDLIVAAKPEELARVKGFGPKRAQFVREYFDSEAGRKVVAELKELGIKLTHDKKAAPAGGLPLAGKTIVVTGTLVNYDRIGIEQAIKDHGGKPSGSVSKKTDFLLLGADPGSKLDKAKALGVKIIDEDEFRKIIGAV; from the coding sequence GTGGCCAAAGCCGCCGCTCCGACCGTTTCACCGGCCGATCGCGCCGCCGAACTTCGCACGCAGATCGATCACCACAACCACCTGTACTACGTCGAAGCGCGGACGGAGATTTCCGACCGCGACTTCGACCGATTGCTGCAAGAACTTACCGACCTGGAGAAGAAGCACCCGGAGCTGGTCACGCCCGAGAGCCCGACGCAGCGGGTCGGCGGGGCGCCGATTCCGGGGTTCGAGAAGGTCACGCACAAGGTCTCGATGCTGTCCATCGAGAACAGCTACGACGAGGCCGACCTGCGGAAGTTCGACGCGGACGTGCGGAAGGCCCTCGGCGCGAAGGCGCCGGTGGAGTACGTCGTCGAGCTGAAGATCGACGGCGTATCGATGTCGCTCACCTACGAGGACGGGAAGCTCGCGGTCGGCGCGACCCGCGGCAGCGGCGGCGTGGGCGATAACGTCACCCACAACATCAAAACGATCTCCGCCATTCCGCTGAAGCTCGACGGCCCGAACCCGCCGAAGGTGTTCGAGGCCCGCGGCGAGGTCTACATGACGAAGACCGAGTTCGCCCGCATCAACAAGGAAGAGGTCCGGAAGAAGGCGGAGCCGCACAAGAACCCGCGGAACCTGACCGCCGGCACGCTCAAGCTCCTCGACCCCAAGGAGTCCGCCAAGCGGAAGATGACGTTCTTCGCTTACGGCTCCGGCGTCGTGGACGGCGTCGCCATCAAGTCGCAGGTGGAGCTGACGACGGCCCTGAAGTCGTTCGGGTTCCCCGTGAACCCGCACACCAAGGTGTGCGCCACGATCGACGAGGTGATCGCCTACTGTGCCGAGTGGAAGGACAAGCGGAAGACGCTGGACTACGAGACCGACGGCATGGTCATCAAGGTGAACGACTTCGCCCAGCGGGAGAAGCTCGGCTACACCGCGAAGGTGCCGCGGTGGGCCAAGGCGTACAAGTACGAGGCCGAGCAGGGCGTCACCAAGCTCGGCGCGGTGGTGTTCCACATCGGCAAGTTCGGCGAACTCACGCCGGTCGCGACCTTCGATCCGCCGGTCGATCTGTCGGGGTCCACCATCACCCACGCGAGCATGCACAACGCCTCGTGGGTGGCCGAGAAGGACGTGCGCATCGGCGACACGGTGGTAATCGAGAAGAAGGGCGAGATCATCCCGCAGGTGGTGGACGTCATCAAGACCGACCGCACGGGCACCGAGAAGGTGATCGTGTGGCCGGACAAGTGCCCGAAGTGCGGCGGGCCGGTGGAGAAGGAGGAGACCGGCACCAGCTACAACTTCATCTGCGCCAACACCGGCGTGTGCCCGGCACAACTCGCGAAGCGGATCGAGGGCTTCGCCCGCCGCACCCGGATGGACATCCGGGGCCTGGGCCGCGAGGTGTCGATCCAGCTCGTCGATTCGGAGCTGGTGAAGTCGGTGACCGACATCTACCGGCTCACCAAGAAGCAACTGCTCACGCTCGAAGGGTTCGCGGAGCTGAGCGCCCAGAACCTGCTCGACGGCATCGCCGCGAGCAAGGACCGCGGGCTGGCCCGGTTGCTCCCGGCCCTCACCATCTACATGGTCGGTGAGGCGATGGCCGAGGTGCTGGTCGAAGAGTTCCCGTCGATCGATCTCATCGTCGCCGCGAAGCCGGAAGAACTGGCACGGGTGAAGGGGTTCGGACCGAAGCGGGCGCAGTTCGTCCGCGAATACTTCGACAGCGAAGCCGGGAGGAAGGTGGTCGCAGAGCTGAAGGAACTCGGCATCAAGCTGACGCACGACAAGAAGGCGGCCCCGGCCGGCGGGCTCCCGCTCGCGGGCAAAACCATCGTCGTGACCGGCACGCTCGTGAACTACGACCGCATCGGCATCGAGCAGGCGATCAAGGACCACGGCGGCAAGCCGTCGGGCAGCGTGTCGAAGAAGACGGACTTCCTGCTCCTGGGCGCCGACCCCGGCAGCAAGTTGGACAAGGCGAAGGCGCTCGGCGTGAAGATCATCGACGAGGACGAGTTCCGCAAGATCATCGGCGCGGTGTAA
- a CDS encoding bifunctional riboflavin kinase/FAD synthetase — MATVYLDWHAYPPPEFGGGAVTVGNFDGVHRGHQALVAIARRQAATVNGPVVAVTFDPPPHQVLHPGSERPPLTTIPQRAERLHAIGADHVVVLRTSPALLALSPEAFFEDVLARQLGARAVVEGFNFRFGRGRIGTNDTLRTLCAAAGLGFEEVPPFALGGEPVSSSRVRAALVSGDVTQVADLLARNYRIEGTVVTGARRGRTIGFPTANLRDVPTVLPGNGVYAVRATVDGRTWPAAANVGPNPTFGEDARKIEVHLIGFAGDVYGKPVGVEFVTRLRETQPFKSVDELVAQLRSDVEKAKRVLGAQ, encoded by the coding sequence ATGGCGACCGTGTATCTCGACTGGCACGCGTACCCACCACCGGAGTTCGGCGGCGGCGCGGTGACCGTGGGCAACTTCGACGGGGTGCATCGCGGGCACCAGGCTCTTGTTGCGATCGCGCGCCGGCAAGCGGCGACCGTGAACGGCCCGGTGGTCGCGGTCACCTTCGATCCGCCACCGCACCAGGTGCTGCACCCCGGTTCCGAACGACCGCCGCTGACAACGATCCCGCAGCGAGCGGAACGGCTGCATGCAATCGGCGCCGACCACGTCGTCGTGCTGCGCACCAGTCCGGCGCTTCTCGCGCTCAGCCCGGAGGCGTTCTTCGAGGACGTACTCGCGCGGCAACTCGGTGCGAGGGCGGTGGTCGAAGGCTTCAACTTCCGTTTCGGTCGCGGTCGGATCGGCACGAACGACACGCTCCGCACACTCTGCGCGGCCGCGGGCCTCGGGTTCGAGGAAGTGCCGCCGTTCGCGCTCGGCGGCGAGCCGGTGTCGAGCAGTCGGGTGCGGGCCGCGCTTGTGAGCGGCGATGTCACACAGGTCGCGGACCTGCTCGCCCGCAACTATCGGATCGAGGGCACGGTCGTGACCGGGGCGCGGCGGGGTCGCACCATCGGCTTCCCCACCGCGAACCTCCGCGACGTGCCGACCGTGCTGCCAGGGAACGGCGTGTACGCGGTTCGGGCCACCGTGGACGGCCGCACCTGGCCCGCCGCGGCGAACGTCGGCCCGAACCCGACTTTCGGCGAGGACGCGCGCAAAATCGAAGTTCACCTGATCGGTTTCGCCGGCGACGTTTACGGCAAACCGGTGGGTGTTGAGTTCGTAACGCGGCTGCGCGAAACCCAGCCGTTCAAAAGCGTGGACGAACTGGTCGCGCAGTTGAGGTCCGACGTCGAGAAGGCCAAACGGGTATTAGGTGCGCAATGA
- a CDS encoding NifU family protein produces the protein MSDLRSRVEYALKYEIAPALLLDGAGIEVLEVTDGVASVRLTGACAGCPATIMTIITSLEEELRKKVPEVEILESVP, from the coding sequence ATGAGTGACTTACGTTCGCGGGTCGAGTACGCGCTGAAATACGAGATCGCCCCGGCGCTCTTGCTCGACGGAGCCGGTATCGAGGTGCTGGAAGTGACCGACGGCGTGGCGTCGGTACGGCTGACGGGCGCGTGTGCCGGGTGCCCCGCCACCATTATGACCATCATCACCTCGCTCGAAGAGGAACTCCGCAAGAAGGTGCCGGAAGTCGAAATTCTCGAATCGGTGCCGTGA